A genomic stretch from Aerococcaceae bacterium zg-1292 includes:
- a CDS encoding MBL fold metallo-hydrolase produces MYQVFQKTVGIASENTYVIVNEQQQALIVDPGDEASLLIQWIESNDWQPQAVLLTHGHFDHIGALDAVRQHFGIEAYIHHIEAAFLSDPMLNLSSGLMNEAVCRQPAEHLWRETGMKRVGDFEFRIELIPGHSPGHVVYIFEPEGFVMAGDTLFNGSIGRTDFYLGSLSKLLNGIQTYLLPLADECIVYPGHGAATTIGNERLTNPFLV; encoded by the coding sequence ATGTATCAGGTGTTTCAAAAAACGGTAGGTATTGCGAGTGAAAATACTTATGTAATTGTTAATGAGCAGCAACAGGCTTTGATTGTTGACCCTGGTGATGAGGCATCATTATTGATTCAATGGATTGAGAGTAATGATTGGCAGCCTCAGGCGGTGCTGTTAACACATGGACATTTTGACCATATTGGCGCATTGGATGCAGTGCGTCAGCATTTTGGTATTGAAGCCTACATTCATCATATTGAAGCAGCGTTTTTGAGCGACCCAATGTTAAATTTATCATCAGGGTTAATGAATGAAGCTGTGTGCAGACAACCTGCTGAGCATTTGTGGCGGGAAACTGGGATGAAGCGAGTAGGGGATTTTGAATTTCGTATTGAATTGATACCGGGTCACAGTCCAGGGCACGTGGTCTATATTTTTGAACCTGAAGGATTTGTAATGGCTGGCGATACGCTTTTTAATGGCAGTATTGGTAGAACGGATTTTTATTTAGGAAGTTTATCGAAATTGTTAAATGGCATCCAAACATACTTGTTGCCTTTAGCAGATGAATGTATCGTGTATCCGGGACATGGCGCGGCGACCACTATTGGTAATGAACGCTTGACTAATCCTTTTTTAGTGTAA
- a CDS encoding formate/nitrite transporter family protein — protein MHTPEEIMEKAIEMGYKKTQKPLHSKLLLGFVGGAMIALGYLAYVRVISSVAHEWGSFASFIGACVFPVGLMVILLGGGELVTGNMMAVGAAMFDRKIRPIDFVKNLFVITAANFVGAMFVAYFFGHVVGLTATGVYLEETLAVASSKIAATPLQSFISGIGCNWFVGLALWLTYGAKTDAGKFLAIWFPVMTFVAIGFQHSVANFFVIGAAIFEGGATWGGLLMNFIPVYCGNIIGGAVFVSAIYYGAYKYGH, from the coding sequence ATGCATACACCAGAAGAAATTATGGAAAAGGCAATTGAAATGGGATACAAGAAGACACAAAAACCACTGCATTCAAAATTATTATTAGGTTTTGTTGGTGGCGCGATGATTGCGCTCGGATATTTAGCGTATGTACGTGTTATTTCTTCCGTGGCGCATGAGTGGGGGAGCTTTGCTTCATTTATTGGTGCTTGCGTATTTCCTGTCGGTTTAATGGTTATTTTATTGGGCGGTGGCGAATTAGTGACTGGTAATATGATGGCGGTAGGAGCTGCGATGTTTGATCGTAAGATTCGCCCAATCGATTTTGTGAAAAATTTATTCGTCATTACCGCGGCAAACTTTGTTGGTGCAATGTTTGTAGCGTATTTCTTCGGACATGTCGTGGGGTTAACAGCAACAGGTGTGTATTTAGAAGAAACATTAGCGGTAGCAAGTTCGAAAATTGCCGCAACACCATTACAATCATTCATATCAGGTATCGGATGTAACTGGTTTGTTGGCTTAGCTTTATGGTTGACATACGGTGCCAAAACAGATGCAGGCAAGTTTCTTGCAATTTGGTTTCCGGTGATGACTTTCGTAGCCATTGGATTTCAACATAGTGTCGCTAATTTCTTTGTGATTGGCGCAGCTATTTTTGAAGGCGGTGCTACGTGGGGTGGTTTGCTCATGAACTTTATCCCGGTATACTGTGGTAATATTATTGGCGGTGCGGTATTTGTCAGTGCAATCTATTATGGCGCTTATAAATACGGACATTAA
- a CDS encoding DEAD/DEAH box helicase — protein sequence MKFTDLKLRKELLLSLDELGFEEPTPIQQKSVPVTLEGNDLIGQAQTGTGKTAAFGLPMLNKLDNKIRGVQGLVIAPTRELAIQVQEELFRLGKGQRARVYVVYGGSPIGKQIDRLKNNAPQIIVGTPGRILDLMRRRALDLTYLQTLVLDEADEMLNMGFIEDIRSIIEATPPSRQTMLFSATMPKEIRLLGEQFLNNPTHVKIEAKQMTADLIEQFFIKCRDDEKFDILTRLLDVQMPKQAIVFCRTKKRVDEVGRGLSLRGFNAELIHGDITQQKRTSVINQFRNGEIELLVATDVAARGLDISGVTHVYNYDISQDPESYVHRIGRTGRAGNEGSSMTFVTNNEMPYLRTIETLTRKQMTPMKPPTLKEAQQGQVQQLIDQMNERLKDGSAEHHRNTAKLLLQHYDANDLVTALLGSVINDNTTVEVSISPQKPLPNSNKKNRSRGNNGSKFNRNSRRDGKRDGGRDRDGYNKRDRFTKKDRNKSNGVKHSKKASINKKFKMKYND from the coding sequence TTGAAATTTACAGATTTAAAATTAAGAAAAGAATTGTTGTTATCACTGGATGAATTAGGTTTTGAAGAACCAACTCCGATTCAACAAAAGTCAGTTCCTGTTACTTTAGAAGGTAATGACTTAATTGGTCAAGCACAAACAGGTACCGGAAAGACTGCAGCATTTGGATTGCCAATGCTAAATAAATTGGATAATAAAATTAGAGGGGTACAAGGATTAGTTATTGCTCCTACACGGGAATTAGCAATTCAGGTTCAAGAAGAATTATTCCGTCTAGGAAAAGGTCAACGTGCTCGTGTCTATGTTGTTTATGGTGGGTCACCAATTGGTAAACAGATTGACCGTTTAAAAAATAACGCACCACAAATTATTGTTGGAACACCGGGTCGTATTTTAGATTTGATGCGTCGTCGTGCATTGGATTTAACATATTTACAAACATTAGTACTAGACGAAGCAGATGAAATGTTAAATATGGGATTCATTGAAGACATTCGTAGTATTATTGAAGCAACGCCACCGAGTCGTCAAACAATGTTGTTTTCAGCGACAATGCCTAAAGAAATTCGTTTATTGGGCGAACAATTTTTAAACAACCCAACCCATGTAAAAATTGAAGCGAAGCAGATGACGGCGGATTTAATCGAACAATTTTTCATTAAGTGTCGGGACGATGAAAAATTCGATATATTAACACGTTTACTCGATGTTCAAATGCCAAAACAAGCCATTGTCTTTTGCCGCACAAAAAAACGTGTGGATGAAGTAGGCCGTGGTTTGTCACTGAGAGGGTTTAACGCTGAGTTAATTCACGGTGATATTACGCAACAAAAACGTACGAGTGTCATCAACCAATTTAGAAATGGTGAGATTGAATTACTTGTTGCGACGGATGTGGCAGCACGTGGTTTAGATATTTCTGGTGTGACTCATGTATATAATTATGATATTTCACAAGATCCGGAAAGTTATGTGCATCGGATTGGACGTACAGGACGGGCTGGTAATGAAGGCTCATCGATGACTTTTGTGACGAATAATGAAATGCCATACCTGAGAACTATTGAAACATTGACACGTAAACAAATGACACCGATGAAACCACCGACCTTAAAAGAAGCGCAACAAGGACAAGTTCAACAATTAATTGACCAAATGAATGAACGTCTCAAAGATGGTTCAGCTGAACATCATCGTAATACAGCAAAATTATTATTACAGCATTATGATGCTAACGACTTAGTAACCGCATTGCTGGGGTCAGTTATTAATGACAATACTACCGTCGAGGTATCTATTTCGCCGCAAAAACCATTGCCGAACTCGAATAAGAAAAATCGTTCACGCGGTAATAACGGTTCTAAATTTAATCGTAATTCGAGACGCGATGGTAAACGTGATGGTGGTCGCGACCGTGATGGTTACAATAAACGCGACCGTTTCACTAAGAAAGACCGTAACAAGTCTAATGGGGTCAAGCATTCTAAAAAGGCATCGATTAATAAAAAATTCAAAATGAAATATAATGATTAA
- the alr gene encoding alanine racemase produces the protein MYEPSEHRPTEAIVDLNAIQHNIKYVMTKMNDNQMLYATVKADAYGHGAIPVAKAAIEAGAKGLLVATVDEAIELRKNGLSQIPILVLGLTDPRGIAEILHYNITITVTGIDFFEKAYKQLTSTNQVNLLDVYRLTVHLALDTGMGRIGLRSVEEVEAFASIINDFPWVNWQGVFTHFATAGGGPEAYVETQFERWRALIAAVPESVTYRHYANTAMALWHTDLMPQSDIVRLGISMYGMDPKDERHNKETATHLQPALQLISEIMHTKQVAPGESISYGAQYTTSEREWIATVPIGYADGWLRHYQTVDVLIAGEYCPVVGVINMDQMMVKIPRDLPVGTTVTLIGKDGKSENHASDIARSLNTISYEIFCNISRRVPRVYLKD, from the coding sequence ATGTACGAACCAAGTGAACACCGTCCGACAGAGGCGATTGTTGATTTGAATGCAATTCAACATAATATAAAATATGTGATGACGAAAATGAATGATAATCAAATGTTGTATGCAACGGTAAAAGCCGATGCCTATGGTCACGGTGCGATTCCGGTAGCAAAAGCTGCGATTGAAGCCGGCGCTAAAGGTTTGTTGGTAGCAACAGTGGATGAAGCGATTGAGCTACGTAAGAATGGTCTCAGTCAGATACCGATTCTTGTTTTAGGATTAACGGACCCAAGAGGCATTGCCGAAATTTTACATTATAATATTACGATTACTGTTACAGGGATTGATTTTTTTGAGAAAGCATATAAACAATTAACCTCTACGAATCAAGTAAATTTATTGGATGTTTATCGTTTAACGGTTCATTTAGCTTTGGATACAGGGATGGGGCGCATTGGTTTGAGAAGTGTCGAAGAGGTTGAAGCTTTTGCGTCAATTATTAATGATTTTCCGTGGGTGAACTGGCAAGGGGTCTTTACACATTTTGCAACAGCTGGTGGTGGGCCAGAAGCTTATGTTGAAACACAATTTGAACGTTGGAGAGCGTTGATTGCAGCTGTGCCTGAATCGGTAACTTATCGTCACTATGCCAATACAGCAATGGCATTGTGGCATACGGATTTAATGCCGCAGTCAGATATTGTTAGATTGGGCATTTCAATGTATGGGATGGATCCCAAAGATGAGCGCCATAATAAAGAGACGGCGACGCATTTACAACCAGCGTTACAACTTATTTCGGAAATAATGCATACGAAGCAAGTAGCGCCTGGTGAGTCGATTAGTTATGGGGCGCAATATACTACGAGTGAGCGTGAATGGATTGCGACGGTACCGATTGGTTACGCTGATGGCTGGTTGCGCCATTATCAAACAGTGGATGTGCTTATTGCAGGGGAATACTGTCCAGTGGTAGGCGTCATCAATATGGATCAAATGATGGTTAAAATACCGCGTGATTTACCGGTAGGTACGACGGTGACATTAATTGGTAAAGATGGTAAGTCTGAAAATCATGCAAGTGATATTGCGCGGAGTTTAAATACGATTAGTTACGAAATTTTTTGCAATATTAGTCGTCGCGTACCACGTGTGTATCTGAAAGATTAG
- the acpS gene encoding holo-ACP synthase, with the protein MRLGTDIIEIQRIAAACERNADFPDKILSDAEKALFDEMPATRQVEFLAGRFSAKEAYAKAIGTGLGRLKFKDISILPDALGRPVLQNGPVIEEVLVSISHCRTFATATVIINSKDAIVDHAIRCLK; encoded by the coding sequence ATGCGTTTAGGAACAGATATTATTGAAATTCAACGGATTGCAGCAGCTTGTGAACGTAATGCTGATTTTCCTGATAAAATATTATCAGATGCGGAAAAAGCATTATTTGACGAGATGCCTGCGACACGGCAAGTAGAATTTTTGGCAGGACGTTTTAGTGCCAAAGAAGCTTATGCGAAAGCAATAGGGACTGGTTTAGGACGACTAAAATTTAAAGATATCTCGATTCTTCCGGATGCATTGGGTCGTCCAGTTTTACAAAATGGTCCAGTTATTGAAGAAGTTCTTGTGTCAATTAGTCACTGTCGAACGTTTGCGACAGCAACAGTTATTATTAACTCAAAGGATGCAATTGTTGACCATGCGATTCGTTGCTTGAAATAA
- a CDS encoding helix-turn-helix domain-containing protein: protein MEIGKVLESYRRSMGLTQKEMAANILTTSYYSKVERGNHRITAVDLFDILELHGIKVSYFYEKYRESGGISEFDRQQREILQAYNALDIDALNRLKNQVSTLQLTNEEQQILNILTTVLLAVLNNEVGSLAEQDKMKIQNKIFDIENWNEFKLSLFANVMAIYSVEANHTMISNIMMEDLETMEDEKQVIILTILINFILMCIYRNEFHLAHYYIKKIKAVTTDPQTNVFHKLVCEFCWNYLNFQEKKEPIFYGNMQTIIKSFELIDVPLVTGPFKSMLTELENE, encoded by the coding sequence ATGGAAATCGGTAAAGTTTTAGAGAGTTATCGCCGGAGCATGGGATTAACACAAAAAGAAATGGCGGCTAATATTTTAACGACTTCCTATTATTCGAAAGTTGAGCGTGGCAATCATCGAATTACAGCAGTAGATTTATTTGATATTTTAGAATTGCATGGCATTAAGGTATCTTATTTTTACGAAAAGTATCGTGAAAGTGGAGGGATTTCAGAATTTGATAGACAACAGCGAGAAATCCTTCAAGCGTATAATGCATTAGATATTGATGCTTTAAACCGATTGAAAAATCAAGTCTCGACTTTACAGCTGACGAATGAGGAACAACAAATTTTAAACATTTTAACAACTGTACTATTAGCGGTATTAAATAATGAGGTAGGATCTCTCGCTGAACAAGATAAAATGAAAATCCAAAACAAAATTTTCGATATTGAAAACTGGAATGAATTCAAATTATCTCTGTTTGCTAATGTTATGGCTATATATAGTGTAGAGGCTAACCACACGATGATTAGTAATATTATGATGGAAGACTTGGAAACGATGGAAGACGAGAAGCAAGTAATCATTTTAACTATCTTAATCAATTTTATTTTGATGTGTATATACCGTAATGAATTTCATTTAGCGCATTACTACATTAAAAAAATAAAAGCTGTAACGACAGACCCTCAAACCAATGTTTTTCATAAATTAGTATGTGAATTTTGTTGGAATTACTTGAATTTTCAGGAGAAGAAGGAACCCATTTTTTACGGTAATATGCAAACGATTATTAAGTCATTTGAATTAATCGATGTGCCGCTTGTTACTGGTCCATTCAAATCGATGCTGACAGAATTAGAAAATGAATAA
- a CDS encoding metallophosphoesterase → MKKWLLSIGGLTITVGVAFVLGGVDNRLSIRRYRYYHPKVKESVRAVVITDLHSNLYGERQKDLLAMITQQHPDIVLLVGDIVDEYMPLGHAMHFLTGVAKDYPTYYVTGNHEYYTHKGEEVKQLIRAIGIEVLDNRAVLFHKGRTTLQLNGVDDMEFKALHTQLMSETLKVKDSDALQILLLHRPEVIREVAMYHYDLVFSGHAHGGQWRIPGILNGVYAPGQNLFPKFAGGEYRINTTTLIVSRGLDTQSHKIPRLYNPPEILVVDIAKG, encoded by the coding sequence GTGAAAAAATGGCTGTTGTCAATTGGTGGGCTGACAATTACAGTGGGGGTAGCCTTTGTTTTAGGGGGTGTTGATAATCGATTATCGATTCGTCGTTATCGTTATTACCATCCGAAAGTGAAGGAGTCTGTACGTGCAGTGGTCATTACGGATTTGCACAGTAATTTATATGGTGAAAGGCAAAAAGATTTGTTAGCAATGATTACTCAGCAGCATCCAGATATCGTATTGTTAGTGGGTGATATTGTTGATGAATATATGCCATTAGGGCACGCGATGCATTTTTTAACCGGGGTAGCAAAAGATTATCCGACGTACTATGTGACTGGCAATCATGAATATTATACGCATAAAGGTGAAGAAGTGAAGCAATTGATTCGTGCAATAGGTATTGAAGTCTTAGATAATCGAGCAGTGCTGTTTCATAAAGGGCGCACAACCTTGCAGTTGAACGGTGTTGATGATATGGAATTTAAAGCGTTACATACCCAACTGATGAGTGAAACGTTAAAAGTAAAAGATAGTGATGCGCTACAAATATTGTTATTGCATCGACCTGAAGTGATTCGTGAAGTAGCCATGTACCATTATGATTTAGTGTTTAGCGGACATGCGCACGGTGGACAATGGCGAATTCCAGGTATACTAAATGGTGTGTATGCCCCAGGTCAAAATCTTTTTCCGAAGTTTGCAGGTGGGGAGTATCGAATAAATACCACAACGTTAATTGTTAGTCGTGGCTTAGATACTCAATCTCATAAAATTCCTCGATTATATAATCCGCCAGAAATATTAGTAGTAGATATAGCGAAGGGGTAA
- the rlmD gene encoding 23S rRNA (uracil(1939)-C(5))-methyltransferase RlmD has product MKQVFKKNQEIVGLVEDLTSEGLGVIRVEGFAFFVEGGIPGEIIHAKVMKVGKNFGFARLIEIENPSYDRQEMVDVVGRQIGTMALQHMSYDLQLAFKQETVRKAFRKIGGFKQAQVRMTLGMPHPWAYRNKAQIPVRTIDGKLETGFFRKNTHDLVPVKNFHIQHPEIDRAVHLIRNVLRKFNVSAYDEVNHTGQVRHIIVKRGHYSGEMMVVLVVNGSSLPNEIAIAKEIMVQLPEVVSVVLNRQDKKTNVIMGESSRVLEGEMYYQDRMLGYTYFISAHSFYQVNTPQAEVLYKEAIRAANLTGNEIVLDAYCGIGTITLPLTQRAKHVYAMEVVPQAIEMANKNAAYNYVKNVTFEVGKAEDVLPRWNEAGVRFDTVVVDPPRKGLDRQFVDSVIEQAPGRIVYVSCNPATCARDCKLFAEAGYQLDYVQPVDMFPQTTSIECVVLMTKDK; this is encoded by the coding sequence ATGAAACAAGTATTTAAAAAGAATCAAGAAATAGTTGGTTTAGTTGAAGATTTAACTTCAGAAGGGTTAGGCGTTATTCGAGTAGAGGGCTTTGCCTTTTTTGTCGAGGGCGGCATTCCAGGCGAAATCATTCATGCGAAAGTGATGAAAGTAGGGAAAAATTTTGGCTTCGCTCGTCTAATTGAGATTGAAAATCCTAGTTATGACCGTCAAGAAATGGTTGATGTGGTGGGGCGTCAAATTGGCACGATGGCATTGCAACATATGAGCTATGACTTACAATTGGCATTTAAGCAAGAAACGGTGCGCAAAGCCTTTCGTAAAATTGGTGGCTTTAAGCAGGCGCAAGTACGCATGACATTAGGGATGCCACATCCATGGGCGTATCGTAATAAAGCGCAGATTCCTGTGCGGACGATTGATGGTAAATTAGAGACTGGTTTTTTCAGAAAAAACACACATGACCTAGTACCGGTCAAAAATTTTCATATCCAACATCCGGAAATCGACCGTGCCGTGCATCTCATTCGCAATGTGTTAAGAAAGTTTAATGTTTCAGCATATGATGAGGTCAATCATACGGGGCAAGTCCGCCACATTATCGTTAAGCGTGGGCATTATTCCGGCGAAATGATGGTGGTGCTAGTCGTTAATGGCTCATCGCTGCCGAATGAAATAGCAATCGCTAAAGAAATAATGGTTCAACTGCCTGAAGTGGTATCGGTAGTCCTCAACCGACAAGACAAGAAAACCAATGTGATTATGGGCGAAAGTAGTCGAGTGCTTGAAGGAGAAATGTATTATCAAGACCGCATGTTAGGCTATACTTACTTTATTTCTGCACATTCGTTTTATCAAGTGAATACGCCGCAAGCAGAAGTGCTATATAAAGAAGCGATTCGTGCAGCAAATCTAACGGGCAATGAAATTGTACTGGATGCCTATTGTGGTATTGGGACGATTACTTTGCCTCTAACGCAGCGTGCTAAACATGTCTATGCGATGGAAGTTGTCCCACAAGCGATAGAAATGGCGAATAAAAATGCGGCCTATAATTATGTCAAAAATGTCACCTTTGAAGTAGGTAAAGCAGAAGATGTGTTGCCGAGATGGAATGAAGCGGGTGTTCGTTTTGATACAGTTGTCGTAGACCCGCCGCGTAAAGGGCTTGACCGACAATTTGTCGACAGCGTCATTGAGCAAGCGCCTGGGCGGATTGTATACGTAAGTTGTAATCCGGCAACGTGTGCCAGAGACTGTAAATTATTTGCCGAGGCAGGGTACCAGTTGGACTATGTGCAGCCGGTCGATATGTTCCCGCAGACGACGAGTATCGAGTGTGTAGTATTGATGACGAAGGATAAATAA
- a CDS encoding CBS domain-containing protein, whose protein sequence is MIEALTIPKQKLTCINEQLNCQEAIQLLESKGLRCAPVIDATNSIYRGTIYRYHIYQHLFRYPDADLSSIPVTRFLKNTTKVVRVSDNAIRLLFVIGDLPQIAVLSEQNTFVGIIEHSSVLHFFAEAWLSHTGKFVLEITSSGRMGELNRLTKLINRYTDIVSAMTLDETSFGTPSKALFVLPEQFDIVQLNDLERLLQRKKYCTKHHKIK, encoded by the coding sequence GTGATTGAAGCTTTAACCATACCAAAGCAAAAACTCACCTGTATTAACGAACAATTAAATTGTCAAGAAGCCATTCAATTACTAGAGTCTAAAGGGTTACGTTGTGCTCCAGTCATTGACGCAACTAATTCGATATACCGCGGCACAATTTACCGCTATCATATTTACCAGCATCTCTTTCGTTACCCAGATGCGGACTTATCGAGTATCCCAGTGACGCGTTTTTTAAAAAACACTACAAAAGTAGTGCGCGTGAGCGACAATGCAATCCGTTTATTATTTGTCATTGGTGATTTACCACAGATTGCTGTTTTAAGCGAACAAAACACTTTTGTCGGCATTATCGAACACAGCTCAGTATTACATTTTTTCGCAGAAGCATGGCTTTCCCACACCGGCAAATTCGTACTCGAAATTACATCTTCTGGACGCATGGGCGAATTAAACCGTCTCACAAAATTAATTAATCGCTATACCGACATTGTTAGCGCCATGACCTTAGACGAGACGAGTTTTGGCACACCAAGCAAAGCGTTATTTGTTCTTCCTGAGCAATTTGATATTGTACAATTAAATGATTTAGAACGATTATTACAGCGCAAAAAATATTGCACCAAACACCATAAAATCAAATAA
- a CDS encoding ABC transporter ATP-binding protein — protein sequence MKHLFLRFWRDFGKVSIILLFISLCNISSNFMQGAVLNDLVNLNLSQFTYHIILLFAVFMLLLIFTYAQIRYQAFVAQKIVTTLRSDIMDSISNIPYATFHERTSSTYVSWLSSDMQQMEERALDPFFNLIAGFLSTTISIIALLSIHWSLIVLTLVEALLLLNLPKIFHRELGEKSLNLSKENERFISKASDYLSGYDTLYVFQRLPYIRKRVEDDSTILGHSKRSYAKSYGKIAIAGGFGNIICQVSIMTLTGYLAYNQHISIGMILTAGGLGSTIFNTLGTLSQYIATIQSVQPILDKFNALQTSNQPTSTTVDQNQTTFFALKDLTYAYDENIILHNLNYTFEKNKKYAIIGKSGSGKSTLVNILTGKLNNYSGSALFFNQEIDTVSSRDIFDKILYIDQNPHVFNDTIRNNLSLGDTFSDEQLINALKQVDLADLLTTLPDHLDTFIGEKGISLSGGQLQRIALARGLLRNRNIVILDESTSKLDKKTALQIEQSLINNDNLSVIMISHHLDDTILQSLDGILSL from the coding sequence ATGAAACACTTATTTTTAAGATTTTGGCGTGACTTTGGCAAAGTATCCATCATCCTTTTATTTATTAGCCTTTGCAATATCAGTTCGAATTTTATGCAGGGGGCCGTACTCAATGATTTAGTCAATTTAAATCTATCGCAGTTTACTTATCATATCATCTTATTATTTGCCGTATTTATGTTGTTATTAATTTTTACCTATGCACAAATTCGGTACCAAGCATTTGTCGCTCAGAAAATTGTTACTACTTTACGATCAGATATTATGGATTCGATTTCGAACATTCCATACGCTACATTCCACGAGCGGACAAGCAGTACCTATGTGTCTTGGCTATCGAGTGATATGCAACAAATGGAAGAACGAGCACTTGACCCTTTTTTCAATTTAATCGCTGGATTTTTATCAACAACTATCTCAATTATCGCCCTGCTCTCGATTCATTGGTCGCTAATCGTTCTCACGTTAGTTGAAGCGCTATTACTTTTGAATTTACCAAAAATATTTCATCGAGAATTAGGGGAAAAATCGTTAAACCTCAGCAAAGAAAATGAGCGATTTATTTCTAAAGCAAGTGATTATCTTTCTGGGTACGATACACTATACGTTTTTCAACGCTTACCCTATATACGCAAAAGAGTAGAAGATGATTCAACCATACTCGGTCATTCAAAGCGCAGTTATGCTAAATCCTACGGAAAAATAGCTATCGCAGGTGGTTTCGGAAACATCATCTGTCAAGTTTCTATCATGACATTAACCGGATATTTAGCTTATAACCAGCACATCAGTATCGGTATGATTTTAACAGCTGGCGGTTTAGGTTCGACTATTTTTAACACCCTCGGGACATTAAGTCAATATATTGCCACCATCCAAAGTGTCCAACCAATATTGGATAAATTCAACGCTTTACAGACGTCCAATCAGCCAACTAGTACAACTGTAGACCAAAATCAAACAACATTTTTTGCACTCAAAGATTTAACCTACGCTTATGATGAAAATATTATTTTGCATAATCTAAATTATACATTCGAGAAAAATAAAAAATACGCAATTATCGGAAAAAGTGGCAGTGGTAAATCTACCTTAGTCAACATCTTAACCGGCAAGCTCAACAATTATTCCGGCTCAGCTCTATTCTTTAATCAAGAAATAGACACTGTGTCTAGCCGAGATATTTTCGATAAAATCCTTTATATCGACCAGAATCCACATGTCTTCAATGACACCATCCGCAATAATTTAAGTTTAGGTGATACTTTCTCTGATGAGCAATTAATTAATGCCCTCAAACAAGTGGATTTAGCTGACTTACTGACTACTTTACCCGATCATTTAGATACATTCATTGGAGAAAAAGGCATCTCTCTATCTGGCGGCCAACTCCAGCGCATTGCGCTCGCTCGAGGACTACTCCGTAATCGAAATATCGTGATTCTAGATGAAAGCACCTCAAAATTGGACAAAAAGACTGCCTTGCAAATTGAACAATCCTTAATCAACAATGACAACTTATCGGTTATCATGATTTCTCATCATTTAGATGACACAATTCTGCAATCGCTTGATGGCATCTTATCTCTATAA